A genomic region of Candidatus Pseudomonas phytovorans contains the following coding sequences:
- a CDS encoding BCCT family transporter: MKNPTTLQAEGQAIGLPMARDIDWPLFVISGGFLGAFLLAALIDIDSVSALVNTLFAWSTRFFGLYWQVLMLATFAVSLFIGFSRCGRVRLGGVTQRPDISTFNWIAVIMCALLAGGGAFWAAAEPMMHFASPPPFFAGLQPHSEAAATAALAQSFVHWGFLAWAVLGSLLAIVLMHLHYDKGLPLAPRTLLYPLFGERALKGPIGTLADASSIIAVVAGTIGPIGFLGLQISSAMHAVWGLPNDIFTQSLTIVLVTAMYTVSCLVGLKGIRFVSEINVWLMIALALFMVVFGPTLFILGGFPAAFALHVEHFIPMAMFRADPKWLDWWTVFYWGWFIGYAPMVALYVARISRGRTIREIIMTLSIIAPLVTMFWFTVVGGTGIGLELQTPGIVTAHGTQPEDLLLGVTQNLPLGGLISALFLFLSFISVATNGDAMAFTVALAMSSNDKPKKWLCGFWAIGMGLAAVVLITIGAGGVTALQSFIVITAVPVSLVILPALWDAVRIARHMAREQGV, from the coding sequence ATGAAAAACCCAACCACCCTGCAGGCTGAGGGCCAGGCCATTGGCCTGCCAATGGCACGCGACATCGACTGGCCGCTGTTCGTGATCAGCGGCGGGTTCCTCGGTGCTTTCCTGCTGGCGGCGCTGATCGACATCGACAGCGTGTCGGCGCTGGTCAATACCCTGTTCGCCTGGTCGACCAGGTTCTTTGGCCTCTACTGGCAAGTGCTGATGCTGGCAACCTTCGCCGTCAGCCTGTTCATCGGCTTTTCCAGATGCGGGCGCGTGCGCCTGGGCGGCGTCACCCAGCGCCCGGACATCAGCACCTTCAACTGGATCGCGGTGATCATGTGCGCCCTGCTGGCAGGTGGCGGCGCCTTCTGGGCCGCTGCCGAACCCATGATGCACTTTGCCAGCCCGCCCCCCTTCTTCGCCGGCCTGCAACCGCACAGCGAAGCGGCGGCCACTGCGGCACTGGCGCAATCGTTCGTGCACTGGGGCTTTCTGGCCTGGGCTGTGCTGGGCAGCCTGTTGGCGATCGTGCTGATGCACCTGCACTACGACAAAGGCCTGCCGCTGGCGCCGCGCACCCTGCTTTACCCGCTGTTCGGCGAGCGGGCGCTCAAAGGCCCGATCGGCACCCTGGCCGACGCCTCCTCGATCATCGCCGTGGTGGCCGGTACCATTGGCCCGATCGGCTTCCTCGGCCTGCAGATCAGCAGCGCGATGCATGCGGTGTGGGGCTTGCCCAACGACATCTTCACCCAGTCGCTGACCATTGTCCTGGTCACGGCCATGTATACCGTCTCGTGCCTGGTGGGCCTCAAAGGCATTCGTTTTGTCAGCGAGATCAACGTCTGGCTGATGATCGCCCTGGCGCTGTTCATGGTGGTGTTCGGGCCAACGCTGTTCATCCTCGGCGGCTTCCCGGCGGCCTTCGCCCTGCATGTGGAACACTTCATCCCGATGGCGATGTTCCGCGCCGACCCCAAGTGGCTGGACTGGTGGACGGTGTTCTACTGGGGCTGGTTCATCGGCTACGCGCCCATGGTGGCACTGTACGTCGCGCGGATCTCGCGGGGCCGCACCATTCGCGAGATCATCATGACACTGTCGATCATCGCGCCGCTGGTGACCATGTTCTGGTTCACCGTGGTAGGTGGCACCGGTATCGGCCTGGAACTGCAAACGCCAGGCATCGTCACCGCCCATGGCACCCAGCCCGAAGACTTGCTGCTGGGCGTGACGCAGAACCTGCCACTGGGTGGCCTGATCAGCGCGCTGTTCCTGTTTTTGAGCTTCATCTCGGTGGCCACCAATGGCGACGCCATGGCCTTCACCGTGGCGCTGGCGATGTCCAGCAACGATAAGCCGAAGAAATGGTTGTGCGGTTTCTGGGCCATCGGCATGGGCCTGGCAGCGGTGGTGCTGATCACCATCGGCGCAGGCGGCGTGACGGCCCTGCAGTCCTTCATTGTCATTACCGCGGTGCCGGTGTCGCTGGTGATCCTGCCAGCGTTGTGGGATGCAGTACGCATCGCCCGGCACATGGCCCGCGAACAAGGCGTCTGA
- a CDS encoding aldehyde dehydrogenase family protein, whose product MSHKTYNNYIDGQWCEGTTTLGNYSPSDTGDLIGQYHQASAEQARQAIQAARAAQPLWAASGLEARQQILMAIGDELIARKEELGELLSREEGKPLAEGIGEVNRSGQFFHYYAAEVLRQMGETAASVRPGVDIEVHREPVGVVGIITPWNFPMATAAWKIAPALAFGNAVVFKPANLVPASAWALTEIISRQGLPSGTFNLVMGSGADVGEALVQSADIDALTFTGSLQTGRRVAVATAGNLVRCQLEMGSKNALVVMDDADLELAVECALNGAFFGTGQKCTASSRLIVCDAIHDRFVEALRLRMRQLKVGHALEAGVQIGPVADARQLEQNLAYLQLAQAEGATLIEGGERLQLESDGYYMRPALFIDSRNDMRINREEVFGPIACVIRVRDFEEALATLNDTEYGLTAGIITQSLRHASQFKRRAQTGCVMVNLPTAGTDYHVPFGGRKASSFGPREQGQYARDFYTVVKTTYLRP is encoded by the coding sequence ATGTCACACAAGACCTACAACAACTACATTGATGGCCAGTGGTGCGAAGGCACCACCACCCTGGGTAACTACAGCCCCTCGGACACCGGCGACCTCATCGGCCAGTACCATCAGGCCAGCGCCGAACAGGCCCGCCAGGCCATTCAGGCCGCCCGCGCCGCACAACCGCTGTGGGCCGCCAGCGGCCTGGAAGCCCGCCAGCAAATCCTGATGGCCATTGGCGACGAACTGATAGCCCGCAAGGAAGAGCTCGGCGAACTGCTCTCGCGAGAAGAAGGCAAGCCCCTGGCCGAAGGCATCGGCGAGGTCAACCGCAGCGGCCAGTTCTTCCATTACTACGCTGCTGAAGTACTGCGCCAGATGGGCGAAACCGCCGCTTCGGTCCGCCCTGGGGTCGACATCGAAGTGCATCGCGAACCCGTGGGTGTGGTGGGCATCATTACCCCGTGGAACTTCCCCATGGCCACCGCCGCCTGGAAAATCGCCCCGGCCCTGGCCTTCGGCAACGCCGTGGTGTTCAAGCCGGCCAACCTGGTGCCGGCCAGTGCCTGGGCACTCACCGAGATCATCAGCCGCCAGGGCCTGCCCAGCGGCACCTTCAACCTGGTGATGGGCAGCGGCGCCGATGTCGGCGAGGCTCTGGTGCAGTCCGCCGACATCGATGCCCTGACGTTCACCGGTTCGCTGCAGACTGGCCGGCGCGTGGCGGTCGCCACCGCAGGTAACCTGGTGCGCTGCCAGCTGGAAATGGGCAGCAAGAATGCCTTGGTGGTCATGGACGATGCCGACCTTGAACTGGCCGTTGAATGCGCGCTCAACGGTGCCTTCTTCGGCACCGGGCAGAAGTGCACCGCGTCGTCGCGGCTGATCGTGTGCGACGCCATCCACGACCGCTTCGTCGAGGCCCTGCGCCTGCGCATGCGCCAGCTCAAGGTCGGCCATGCCCTGGAGGCCGGCGTGCAGATCGGCCCGGTAGCCGACGCACGCCAGCTGGAACAGAACCTGGCCTACCTGCAGTTGGCCCAGGCCGAAGGCGCCACCCTGATAGAAGGTGGCGAACGCCTGCAACTGGAGAGCGACGGCTACTACATGCGCCCGGCGCTGTTCATCGACAGCCGTAACGACATGCGCATCAACCGCGAGGAAGTATTCGGCCCCATCGCCTGCGTGATCCGCGTGCGCGACTTCGAAGAGGCACTGGCCACACTCAACGACACCGAATACGGCCTCACTGCCGGCATCATCACCCAGTCGCTGCGCCACGCCAGCCAATTCAAGCGCCGTGCCCAGACCGGCTGCGTGATGGTCAACCTGCCCACCGCCGGCACCGACTACCACGTGCCATTCGGCGGCCGCAAAGCCTCGAGCTTCGGCCCGCGGGAACAGGGCCAGTACGCCCGTGACTTCTACACCGTGGTCAAGACCACCTACCTGCGGCCCTGA
- a CDS encoding dipeptidase produces MHDLLMIDGLQYSNWSPEIFQQMQAGGLSAVHATIAYHENARETLSRLGEWNRRFETWPELIRPVRTASDIRLAHEEGRVGIFFGFQNCSPIEDDIALVEVFRQLGVFVMQLTYNNQSLLASGCYEREDNGISRFGRQVIAEMNRVGMLIDMSHSAERSTLEAIELSSRPVIISHANPASFHAAKRNKSDAVLRAIAASGGLLGFSTYPFHLKGASGCSLESFCDMVARTADLMGAEHIGIGTDLCQAQPLAVLEWMRNGRWSKDKDYGEGSKDNANWPAPLQWFRDSRDFGNIAQGLRARGFAEQDVANIMGLNWLRLLETATTAQA; encoded by the coding sequence ATGCACGACCTCTTGATGATCGACGGCCTGCAGTACTCCAACTGGAGCCCGGAAATATTCCAGCAGATGCAGGCCGGTGGCCTGAGCGCGGTGCACGCGACCATCGCCTACCACGAGAACGCCCGCGAAACCCTGTCGCGCCTGGGCGAGTGGAACCGCCGCTTCGAGACCTGGCCCGAGCTGATCCGCCCGGTGCGCACGGCCAGCGACATCCGCCTGGCGCACGAGGAAGGCCGGGTAGGGATTTTCTTCGGCTTCCAGAACTGCTCGCCGATCGAGGACGACATCGCCCTGGTGGAAGTCTTCCGCCAGCTCGGGGTGTTCGTCATGCAGCTGACCTACAACAACCAAAGCCTGCTGGCCAGCGGCTGCTATGAGCGTGAAGACAACGGCATCAGCCGCTTTGGCCGCCAGGTGATCGCCGAAATGAACCGTGTCGGCATGCTCATCGACATGTCCCACAGCGCCGAACGCAGCACCCTGGAGGCCATCGAGCTGTCTAGCCGACCAGTGATCATCTCCCACGCCAACCCGGCCAGCTTCCATGCCGCCAAGCGCAACAAGTCCGATGCGGTGCTGCGCGCGATCGCAGCGTCCGGCGGGCTGCTGGGCTTCAGTACCTACCCGTTCCACCTCAAGGGTGCCTCGGGCTGCAGCCTGGAAAGCTTCTGCGACATGGTCGCGCGCACCGCCGACCTGATGGGCGCGGAGCACATCGGCATTGGCACCGACCTGTGCCAGGCGCAACCGCTGGCCGTGCTGGAGTGGATGCGCAACGGCCGCTGGAGCAAGGACAAAGACTACGGCGAAGGCTCCAAGGACAACGCCAACTGGCCGGCGCCCTTGCAGTGGTTCCGCGACAGCCGCGACTTCGGCAACATCGCCCAGGGCCTGCGCGCCCGTGGCTTTGCCGAACAGGACGTGGCCAACATCATGGGGCTGAACTGGTTGCGCCTGCTGGAGACCGCCACCACGGCACAGGCCTGA
- the speB gene encoding agmatinase, producing the protein MAKHGYESGRLNLPFVGHCTFAKAPVCTDWEAIDADVAILGAPNDMGTQWRSGARFGPRGIREASTLFSFGHAGAYDFEDDATYLTEDQVRMVDVGDADIVHTDMVSSNANIEAAVRQILAAGAMPVVLGGDHSVHAPVIKAFEGHGPIHIVHFDAHLDFVDERHGVRYGHGSPLRRASELDHIVGMTQMGIRNVSSSNRDDYDAAREAGSQILSVRDVRRLGCEGVLAKIPEGRNYYITIDIDGFDPSIAPGTGTPSHGGFLYYEVLEIIQALAKRSHGRIVGMDLVEVAPAYDPTGMTSILAAQLLMNSIGFIFHARAKAR; encoded by the coding sequence ATGGCAAAACACGGTTACGAGTCCGGCCGCCTGAACCTGCCCTTCGTGGGCCATTGCACGTTCGCCAAGGCGCCGGTGTGCACCGACTGGGAGGCCATCGACGCCGATGTGGCGATCCTGGGTGCACCCAACGACATGGGCACCCAGTGGCGCTCAGGGGCGCGTTTCGGGCCGCGTGGCATTCGCGAGGCATCCACCCTGTTTTCCTTCGGCCATGCCGGTGCCTACGACTTCGAGGATGACGCTACCTACCTGACCGAAGACCAGGTACGCATGGTGGATGTGGGTGATGCCGACATCGTGCACACCGACATGGTCAGCAGCAACGCCAACATCGAGGCGGCCGTAAGGCAGATCCTCGCGGCGGGTGCCATGCCGGTGGTACTGGGCGGTGACCATTCGGTGCATGCCCCGGTGATCAAGGCGTTCGAAGGCCATGGGCCGATCCACATCGTGCATTTCGATGCCCACCTGGACTTCGTCGACGAGCGCCATGGCGTTCGCTACGGCCACGGCAGCCCACTGCGCCGCGCCTCGGAGCTGGATCACATCGTCGGCATGACCCAGATGGGCATCCGCAACGTGTCTTCGTCCAACCGGGACGACTACGACGCCGCTCGCGAGGCCGGCTCGCAGATTCTTTCGGTACGTGACGTTCGCCGGCTGGGCTGTGAAGGCGTGCTGGCGAAAATTCCGGAAGGGCGCAACTACTACATCACCATCGACATCGACGGCTTCGACCCGTCCATCGCCCCGGGCACCGGCACGCCGAGCCATGGCGGCTTCCTTTACTACGAAGTGCTGGAAATCATCCAGGCGCTGGCCAAACGCAGCCACGGCCGCATTGTCGGCATGGACCTGGTCGAAGTGGCCCCGGCCTACGATCCCACCGGCATGACCTCGATCCTCGCCGCACAACTGCTGATGAACAGCATCGGCTTCATTTTCCACGCGCGCGCCAAAGCCCGCTGA
- a CDS encoding LysR substrate-binding domain-containing protein, translated as MLPELKIAQLRYFVLVAELKSFHAAARQAFRTQPAISLAVRELEQKLGQALVEKGGGRVELTPFGEHCLPLFRGLIEHHDRIAREATLLARHEIGQVSIATVPSVASRMLPGPLARFVAAHPNVQVSIQDGSAERVQQLLAQGQVDFGISSLWMDDEQLEFAPIVNDQVGVVCRSDHPLAQAGDPLHWAQLQGVPMIRNGTSQLLAGTEAEGLLTHSRLFISNMISLIAMLEEGVGISTLPYLAFPQENDKLAFVPLVEPKVERHIGMLTRKGRSLSPAAGALMAFLQVQLAKAG; from the coding sequence ATGTTGCCTGAGCTGAAGATCGCCCAGTTGCGCTACTTCGTACTGGTCGCCGAACTCAAGAGCTTCCACGCGGCCGCCCGCCAGGCCTTCCGTACCCAACCGGCGATATCCCTGGCCGTGCGTGAACTGGAGCAGAAGCTGGGACAGGCCCTGGTCGAGAAGGGCGGGGGGCGGGTAGAACTGACACCCTTCGGCGAGCATTGCCTGCCGTTGTTTCGCGGCTTGATCGAGCACCATGACCGTATCGCCCGTGAAGCCACGTTGCTTGCCCGGCATGAAATCGGCCAGGTCAGCATCGCCACCGTGCCTTCGGTGGCCAGCCGCATGCTGCCAGGGCCGTTGGCCCGCTTTGTGGCCGCGCACCCGAACGTGCAGGTCAGCATCCAGGATGGCAGCGCCGAACGTGTGCAGCAGTTGCTGGCGCAAGGGCAGGTGGATTTCGGCATCAGCAGCCTGTGGATGGACGATGAACAGCTCGAATTTGCCCCGATCGTGAACGATCAGGTGGGCGTGGTATGCCGTAGCGACCACCCGTTGGCGCAGGCGGGTGATCCGCTGCATTGGGCGCAGTTGCAGGGCGTGCCGATGATCCGCAATGGCACCTCGCAATTACTCGCAGGCACCGAGGCCGAGGGTTTGCTGACGCACAGCCGGCTGTTCATCTCCAACATGATTTCGTTGATCGCCATGCTGGAGGAGGGGGTAGGGATCAGCACCTTGCCCTACCTTGCCTTTCCGCAGGAGAACGACAAGTTGGCTTTTGTACCGCTTGTGGAGCCCAAGGTAGAGCGGCATATCGGCATGCTCACCCGCAAGGGGCGCAGCTTGTCACCTGCGGCGGGGGCTTTGATGGCGTTTCTGCAGGTGCAACTGGCGAAAGCCGGCTGA
- a CDS encoding LysR family transcriptional regulator produces the protein MIQLHDVDLKLLRVFTTIVRCGGFSAAQAALNAGQSTISEQMTHLETRLGVKLCQRGRSGFRLTEQGVAIHEATLRLLSAVESFCLDADVLKQHISGKLNLGIIDSTLTDPVSPLPRTTQRFVSRGHDAHLHIYIGAPAELEERVLDGRLHLAIGHFPLRVAGLSYLPLYDEALGLYCGRRHPLFASNAGNGRLMEDVRQSRIVVRGYMQQYDLEQLGITKADATVENIEAAAILIISGAYIGFLPEHFAEQWVKTGEMRRLGASTLDLSSPFEVVTRRGVSRPPILQAFLEDMAACTSQPGMP, from the coding sequence GTGATCCAGCTCCACGATGTCGACCTGAAGCTGCTCAGGGTATTCACCACTATCGTCCGCTGTGGCGGCTTTTCTGCGGCGCAGGCTGCACTCAATGCCGGTCAGTCGACCATCAGCGAACAGATGACGCACCTGGAAACCCGCCTGGGGGTCAAGCTGTGCCAACGCGGGCGCAGCGGCTTTCGCCTCACCGAACAAGGGGTGGCGATCCATGAGGCAACCCTGCGCCTGCTCAGTGCCGTGGAGAGCTTTTGCCTGGACGCCGACGTACTCAAGCAGCACATCAGCGGCAAGCTCAACCTGGGCATCATCGACTCCACCCTGACCGACCCCGTTTCGCCACTACCGCGCACCACCCAACGCTTTGTTTCACGCGGGCACGATGCCCACCTGCACATCTACATAGGTGCACCGGCTGAGCTCGAAGAGCGCGTGCTGGATGGCAGGCTGCACCTGGCCATCGGCCACTTCCCGTTGCGCGTAGCGGGCTTGTCCTATCTGCCGCTGTATGACGAGGCCCTGGGGCTTTACTGTGGCCGGCGCCACCCGCTGTTCGCCAGTAATGCGGGGAATGGCCGGTTGATGGAAGACGTGCGCCAGAGCCGAATCGTGGTGCGCGGCTACATGCAGCAGTACGACCTGGAGCAATTGGGCATCACCAAGGCCGACGCAACGGTGGAGAACATCGAGGCAGCGGCGATCCTGATCATCTCCGGCGCCTACATCGGCTTCCTGCCCGAGCATTTTGCCGAGCAGTGGGTCAAGACGGGCGAAATGCGCCGCCTGGGGGCCAGCACGCTGGACCTCAGCTCACCCTTCGAGGTGGTTACCCGGCGCGGTGTCTCACGCCCGCCCATCCTGCAGGCTTTTCTGGAAGACATGGCGGCCTGCACCAGCCAGCCCGGGATGCCATGA
- a CDS encoding aldehyde dehydrogenase family protein, translating to MDNKVKAYLQAFGVSEATQRFLSKPQRMFIAGAWLEASDGGSAEVVEPSTEGVLTRIPMGTTDDLDRAVRAARAQFDGGAWSQLKPLERERLIHRLADLVETHGNELAQIEAIDMGKSVVQARAVDIQGTVDTLRYFAGWASKIHGRTVEPSLPGNYLAYTRKEAVGVVGAIVPWNFPLQTMAWKLGAALATGCTVVVKPAELTSLSALRFAELVQAAGIPDGVVNIVTGRGSVVGQAMSCHPGIDKLSFTGSTPVGCTVGKTAMDQMKRLTLELGGKSPVIVFADADIEAAAQAVANGVFFNSGQVCDAGTRAYVERSVYPAFLDALARYTATLKIAPGLDPDCFISPMVSQQQQQRVLDYIALGKAEGAQVHYGGEPLDGPGFYVQPTIFAHCRNDMRVVREEIFGPVLVTQPFDTQEQALALANDSLFGLAAAIYSNDLGRVHGLIPLLRAGTVYVNAHSTLDPAMPFGGYKQSGYGKDLGAEQLEFLLETKAVWITLP from the coding sequence GTGGACAACAAGGTTAAAGCCTACTTGCAGGCCTTTGGCGTATCCGAGGCAACCCAGCGTTTCCTCAGCAAGCCGCAGCGCATGTTCATCGCAGGTGCCTGGCTGGAGGCCAGCGACGGTGGCAGCGCCGAGGTCGTCGAGCCCTCTACCGAAGGCGTACTGACGCGCATCCCCATGGGAACTACGGATGATCTCGACCGTGCCGTGCGCGCCGCGCGTGCGCAGTTCGATGGTGGCGCCTGGAGCCAGCTGAAACCGCTGGAGCGCGAGCGCCTGATCCATCGCCTGGCCGATCTGGTCGAAACCCATGGCAACGAACTGGCGCAGATCGAAGCCATCGACATGGGCAAGTCGGTGGTCCAGGCGCGTGCTGTGGATATCCAGGGTACGGTCGATACCCTGCGCTATTTTGCCGGCTGGGCCAGCAAGATTCATGGCCGCACCGTCGAGCCTTCGTTGCCAGGCAATTACCTGGCATACACCCGCAAGGAAGCGGTGGGTGTGGTCGGCGCAATCGTGCCATGGAACTTCCCGCTGCAAACCATGGCCTGGAAACTGGGCGCAGCGCTGGCTACTGGCTGCACCGTGGTGGTCAAGCCGGCGGAGCTGACCTCGCTGTCGGCACTGCGCTTTGCCGAACTGGTACAGGCGGCAGGCATTCCGGACGGTGTGGTGAATATTGTGACCGGGCGCGGCAGCGTGGTCGGCCAGGCGATGTCCTGCCACCCGGGTATCGACAAGCTGAGTTTTACCGGCTCTACGCCTGTGGGCTGTACGGTCGGCAAGACGGCGATGGACCAGATGAAGCGCCTCACCCTCGAACTGGGCGGCAAGTCGCCGGTGATCGTGTTTGCCGATGCGGACATCGAGGCGGCCGCGCAAGCCGTGGCCAACGGCGTATTCTTCAATTCCGGGCAGGTGTGCGACGCCGGCACCCGTGCTTATGTCGAGCGCAGTGTCTACCCAGCATTCCTTGACGCGCTGGCGCGCTACACCGCGACGTTGAAGATTGCTCCGGGGCTGGACCCTGACTGTTTCATCAGCCCCATGGTGTCGCAGCAACAGCAGCAGCGGGTGCTGGACTACATCGCCTTGGGCAAGGCCGAAGGCGCGCAGGTGCACTATGGCGGTGAACCGCTCGACGGCCCGGGCTTCTACGTGCAGCCGACCATCTTCGCCCACTGCCGGAATGACATGCGCGTCGTCCGGGAGGAAATCTTTGGCCCGGTGTTGGTCACCCAGCCGTTCGATACCCAGGAGCAGGCCCTGGCCCTGGCGAACGACTCGCTGTTTGGCCTGGCCGCGGCGATCTACTCCAACGACCTGGGCAGGGTGCACGGGCTGATCCCGCTGTTGCGTGCCGGCACCGTGTACGTCAACGCCCACAGCACCCTCGACCCGGCCATGCCGTTCGGTGGCTACAAGCAGTCGGGCTACGGCAAGGACCTGGGCGCGGAACAACTGGAGTTTCTGCTGGAGACCAAGGCGGTCTGGATCACCTTGCCCTGA